The following proteins come from a genomic window of Maniola jurtina chromosome 15, ilManJurt1.1, whole genome shotgun sequence:
- the LOC123872394 gene encoding arginine-glutamic acid dipeptide repeats protein: MAQNQGEVQVTPNQPVKDKDIYACLPDIRTNGPLGPDEPCPGGEELRWLPAQATDRDLVMYLRAARSMAAFAGMCDGGSPDDGCVAASRDDTTINALDVLHDSGYDPGRALQALVKCPVPKGIEKKWSEEESKRFVKGIRQFGKNFYKIKKDLLPHKDTSELVEFYYLWKKTPGASSNRPHRRRRQASLRRVRNTRNSRAGTPKEPTPEATPTVPETNGSRPSPNPKETGEMSSVTEDENSEDDSDSRDAGDLAKVDNGRVDNPEDSPSRMRTRNKSKEQTTPNGKKGQDESDNDAKSKKPVKPNPQSTNNNVPTEKVLSSPVSKEIKKKVVNGKVDVSKVKKRLPDDTKPEGIMDGDVQMKKKKAEEPPESPSESLTNDSFSAMDETESHEPEAEACDFSFSKPDKENQEQNKEPEPEPPKPMESQIKAEINEPTIKAEKDTLPPLFKVVPDKDDRNALDLKTDSNQQGPKNLENMEPRPLSLFSKTELIIPKVTPMSTDVIEKIKIKEEIDTEEQTLNLQKDEYPKDPLAHNFSGHVLSQSSKPLNLENSNFFVKDNHIYNPKLSHNIKIEGVPNNIFNPANMTKDNSIIRNTKDFTGGMMPSFSYPTNVSFANDPNKHNPHLNPLKTVIKLEPRDETSEMKNQNTPEIFTATISANNKVDSPSAPRLDSMQRISPSPTNPRASSPPHMEHPVTSNTEPISPANAQEMKSHESDIEDKQPADLKTQHTPKVDNQNTHLRQPLFQPPIRPENHGVRSNEASNIPVSGQNMPPPALSQSSITGLLPPGPLISVGSGSNVGPYGFMPASLYGHPGHPGLDKPGSMPPLMQQVPPSHTLTGTSLISQQSNQNDPSMPQDLKIKQEVPDNMPANLSTQNLSDPLQSLKEVKVPGYPIGSAIAQHLSSERDRESMSSVENNSRPPSQPQNENTSMPSAFLGPRIESIKKEPDFLHQPHLTPVSQSQGSGLESTNTAPPVKSPHTPTPIKSQPSHNGTPNHPHPSATTSPFSRHMTSPSQPRQISASPIQHTPVSHSALNLMNPTPLSIPATMAGPMMHSGQQPGPHPHPFASPLHHPHHPLLHPSSIFQLSAAAAAHAMHPYYPHPHPGYSMPYPYPYGPLPQPHPIPPMHPAASAPGRHDPVKPSTIESTTMLSAHHSTSSSVTTRSLREISESSDDPRNPSATERHQLHETTMTHHHSTSHHSAVHTSTEKQPSHVGGGTNHTLSISHSTSSSSSQSIQHKINTQQKSSSHSNSPLHLSASVSQTTSSSASVNVTNNHTHHHSHHLAHHPERLSPADSMLLRHHPKMLPGNPNHLMIQPPSMGHPGLSLGLPPGPGPSSIESLRLHAQAAAGLQASHGRSGSPHQLPHGHPHLRGPPRPIPDENPELKLETQSQPEEEEIPSPAHIPHGPSPEPKIEDTECHRSQSAIFLRHWNRGDYNSCTRTDLIFKPVPESKLARKREERLRKQAERDREEREKIAQQAHRKIATPEKPETKPPSRGAIETISSPYDRFPRPPGYPDTPALRQLSEYARPHAGFSPGNMPRHCMDPMLQYQLSSMYGAAGARERLELEHLEREKRDREIRELRERELNDRLKEELLKNNVGPRALDPHWLEMHRRYGMPPPPPQGAIPVQFGLYPPGHGPAALSQLERERLERLGIPPAGAGGPPVSVPVSGAPPHHPHHPHPGVAAAQLEAAERLALAADPMVRLQMAGINPEYHAHTHAHTHAHSHTHLHLHPGQQAAAQAQQDALSLGLGANSPYRPLPHPDLLSRPYAEQLAQQAAAHEQLQRQLLLERERGFLHPAHHEEFMRQQRERELKVRALEEAARASRP, encoded by the coding sequence ATGGCCCAGAACCAAGGGGAGGTTCAAGTGACACCGAACCAACCCGTGAAAGATAAAGATATTTACGCGTGCTTGCCAGACATACGGACCAACGGGCCACTCGGGCCCGACGAACCGTGTCCTGGAGGCGAGGAGTTGAGATGGTTGCCTGCCCAGGCTACCGACCGCGACTTGGTAATGTACTTGAGAGCCGCTCGCTCGATGGCAGCGTTTGCAGGCATGTGTGACGGAGGATCTCCAGATGACGGCTGCGTAGCAGCAAGCCGGGATGATACCACTATCAATGCTTTAGATGTCCTACATGATTCAGGCTATGATCCTGGAAGGGCACTTCAGGCTCTTGTCAAGTGCCCTGTCCCTAAGGGAATTGAGAAAAAGTGGTCCGAGGAGGAATCCAAAAGATTCGTGAAAGGTATCCGGCAATTCGGTAAGaatttctataaaattaaaaaggacTTATTACCCCATAAAGACACTTCTGAGCTAGTTGAGTTCTATTATTTGTGGAAAAAGACCCCAGGTGCTAGTAGTAATAGGCCTCATAGGCGTCGTCGCCAGGCCTCCTTGAGAAGAGTAAGAAATACACGGAATTCTCGCGCGGGAACACCCAAGGAGCCAACACCTGAAGCTACACCTACTGTGCCTGAAACAAATGGTTCCAGGCCTTCGCCCAACCCCAAAGAAACAGGAGAAATGAGTTCAGTCACTGAGGATGAAAACTCAGAAGACGACAGTGACTCTAGAGATGCGGGAGACTTGGCAAAAGTTGACAATGGCAGAGTTGACAATCCTGAAGATTCACCGAGTAGAATGAGAACTAGAAATAAATCTAAGGAACAAACTACTCCAAATGGAAAGAAAGGACAAGATGAAAGTGATAATGATGCAAAATCTAAGAAACCTGTTAAGCCAAACCCACAAAGTACAAATAACAATGTACCTACAGAAAAAGTTTTATCATCACCTGTcagtaaagaaattaaaaagaaagttGTGAACGGTAAAGTTGATGTTTCTAAAGTTAAAAAGCGTCTTCCAGATGATACAAAGCCTGAGGGTATTATGGATGGGGATGTCCAAATGAAGAAAAAGAAAGCAGAAGAACCGCCAGAAAGTCCATCAGAGAGCTTAACTAATGATAGCTTTTCTGCAATGGATGAAACTGAAAGTCATGAACCAGAAGCTGAGGCTTGTGACTTCAGTTTTAGTAAACCTGACAAAGAAAATCAAGAGCAAAATAAAGAACCTGAACCTGAGCCTCCTAAGCCCATGGAATCACAGATTAAGGCAGAAATTAATGAACCTACTATTAAAGCAGAAAAAGACACATTGCCTCCATTATTCAAAGTGGTACCTGATAAAGATGACAGGAATGCTTTAGACTTGAAAACAGATTCAAATCAACAAGGCCCTAAGAATCTAGAAAATATGGAGCCTAGACCACTGTCATTATTTTCCAAAACTGAACTTATTATACCCAAAGTTACCCCAATGTCTACAGATGTTAtagaaaagattaaaataaaagaagaaatagATACAGAGGAACAAACACTGAATTTGCAAAAAGATGAATACCCAAAAGATCCACTTGCACACAATTTTTCTGGGCATGTGTTGAGTCAATCCAGCAAACCTCTGAATTTAGAAAACTCAAACTTTTTTGTCAAGGATAATCATATTTATAATCCCAAACTCAGTCATAACATAAAAATTGAAGGAGttccaaataatatttttaatccagCCAATATGACAAAAGACAATTCAATCATAAGAAATACAAAAGATTTCACAGGGGGTATGATGCCATCGTTTTCATATCCCACAAATGTTAGTTTTGCCAATGATCCTAACAAACATAATCCTCATTTAAATCcattaaaaactgtcataaaaTTAGAGCCAAGAGATGAAACAAGTGAGATGAAAAACCAAAACACACCTGAAATATTCACAGCTACCATATCAGCAAACAACAAAGTAGATTCCCCAAGTGCTCCAAGATTAGACTCAATGCAAAGAATTAGCCCATCACCAACAAATCCTCGCGCTTCTTCTCCACCACACATGGAACACCCAGTTACTTCAAATACAGAACCCATTTCTCCTGCAAATGCTCAAGAAATGAAATCTCATGAATCTGATATTGAAGACAAACAGCCTGCTGATTTAAAAACCCAACACACACCTAAAGTTGACAATCAAAACACTCATTTGAGGCAACCACTGTTTCAACCACCGATCAGGCCAGAAAATCATGGAGTTAGGTCTAATGAGGCTTCTAACATTCCTGTATCTGGACAAAATATGCCACCTCCAGCTCTCAGTCAATCATCAATTACAGGCTTATTGCCTCCAGGGCCTCTTATATCAGTTGGAAGTGGATCCAATGTAGGTCCATATGGATTTATGCCAGCCTCATTATATGGGCACCCTGGTCATCCAGGCTTAGATAAACCTGGTTCTATGCCACCATTGATGCAACAAGTACCTCCTTCACATACTCTTACTGGAACAAGTTTGATTTCCCAGCAATCTAACCAAAATGATCCATCCATGCCTCAAGATCTCAAAATTAAACAAGAAGTTCCAGATAACATGCCAGCTAACTTATCAACACAAAATTTATCTGATCCCTTGCAGTCTCTGAAGGAAGTGAAAGTTCCAGGATATCCAATTGGAAGTGCTATAGCACAACACCTGAGTTCAGAGAGAGATAGAGAATCAATGTCAAGTGTAGAAAATAACAGCAGACCACCAAGTCaacctcaaaatgaaaatacCAGTATGCCTAGTGCATTCCTAGGCCCTCGGATAGAAAGTATAAAGAAAGAACCAGATTTCTTGCACCAACCACATTTAACACCAGTATCGCAAAGTCAAGGTAGTGGGCTAGAGTCTACAAATACTGCTCCTCCTGTGAAGAGTCCACATACACCTACACCGATTAAAAGCCAGCCAAGTCATAATGGGACTCCCAACCACCCCCACCCTTCAGCGACGACATCGCCGTTTTCTAGACATATGACAAGTCCATCGCAGCCCCGACAAATTTCTGCTTCGCCCATTCAGCATACGCCGGTGTCTCACTCGGCTCTTAATTTAATGAATCCCACACCTCTTTCAATACCGGCTACAATGGCTGGTCCAATGATGCATTCTGGCCAGCAACCTGGTCCACACCCGCACCCATTTGCATCACCTTTACACCATCCTCACCACCCCTTGCTTCACCCATCTTCGATATTCCAGCTGTCTGCAGCAGCAGCTGCACATGCAATGCATCCTTACTACCCCCACCCACACCCAGGATATTCTATGCCGTATCCATATCCATATGGACCATTACCGCAGCCTCACCCAATACCACCAATGCACCCTGCAGCAAGTGCACCAGGAAGGCACGACCCAGTGAAACCATCAACTATTGAATCAACAACTATGCTTAGTGCTCATCACAGTACCAGTTCATCTGTAACAACTAGATCTCTGAGGGAAATTTCGGAAAGCTCAGATGATCCAAGAAATCCAAGTGCGACAGAACGTCATCAGCTGCATGAAACTACAATGACACATCATCACTCAACCAGTCACCACAGTGCCGTGCATACAAGTACAGAAAAGCAACCCAGCCATGTTGGAGGAGGGACTAACCATACCCTCTCCATATCTCACTCCACTTCAAGCAGTTCATCACAGTCTATCCAGCATAAAATTAATACGCAACAGAAATCCAGTTCACATTCTAATTCACCTCTTCACTTGTCAGCTAGTGTATCTCAGACAACTAGTAGTTCTGCTAGTGTCAATGTGACTAACAATCACACTCACCATCACTCGCACCACCTCGCTCACCATCCAGAGCGATTATCGCCTGCAGACTCTATGCTTCTGCGTCATCACCCGAAAATGCTGCCCGGAAATCCAAACCACCTAATGATCCAGCCACCATCTATGGGACACCCGGGTTTGAGCTTAGGATTGCCTCCAGGCCCAGGGCCGAGCTCTATTGAAAGTTTACGATTGCACGCTCAAGCTGCGGCCGGCTTGCAAGCATCGCACGGTAGATCGGGCTCTCCCCATCAGCTACCCCACGGTCATCCGCATCTACGTGGACCGCCGCGTCCGATACCTGATGAAAATCCAGAGTTGAAACTGGAAACTCAATCACAAccagaagaagaagaaattcCTAGCCCAGCACACATCCCACATGGGCCCAGCCCAGAACCAAAAATTGAAGATACTGAGTGTCACAGATCACAATCTGCGATATTTTTAAGGCATTGGAATCGTGGAGATTATAATTCATGCACGCGTACTGATCTAATATTTAAACCAGTGCCAGAATCTAAGCTCGCTCGAAAACGAGAAGAAAGACTCAGAAAGCAAGCCGAGAGAGACCGAGAGGAAAGAGAGAAAATAGCCCAACAGGCACACAGAAAGATAGCGACGCCAGAAAAACCTGAAACGAAGCCGCCTTCTAGAGGTGCTATTGAGACGATAAGTTCGCCATACGACAGGTTCCCGAGACCACCTGGGTATCCCGACACACCAGCGTTAAGGCAACTGTCAGAATACGCCCGACCACACGCTGGCTTCAGTCCTGGCAACATGCCTCGTCACTGCATGGATCCAATGCTCCAATATCAGCTGAGTTCCATGTACGGCGCTGCAGGCGCACGGGAGCGACTCGAACTGGAGCATCTCGAGCGAGAAAAGAGAGATAGAGAAATAAGGGAGCTGCGGGAACGAGAACTAAACGATCGATTAAAGGAGGAGctacttaaaaataatgtcGGGCCCCGGGCACTAGATCCGCATTGGCTCGAAATGCACAGAAGGTACGGAATGCCGCCACCGCCGCCCCAGGGTGCTATTCCCGTACAATTCGGATTGTATCCGCCCGGCCACGGCCCAGCAGCCCTTTCGCAGTTGGAGCGAGAACGATTGGAACGCCTAGGCATACCGCCTGCGGGGGCAGGCGGGCCCCCGGTGTCCGTGCCGGTCTCGGGTGCTCCGCCTCACCACCCCCATCATCCGCACCCCGGAGTGGCGGCGGCGCAGCTGGAGGCGGCGGAGCGGCTGGCGTTGGCCGCGGACCCCATGGTGCGCCTGCAGATGGCGGGCATCAACCCGGAGTACCACGCGCACACGCACGCCCACACGCACGCGCACTCGCACACGCACCTGCACCTGCACCCGGGGCAACAGGCGGCAGCGCAGGCGCAGCAGGACGCGCTGTCGCTGGGGCTGGGCGCCAACTCACCGTACCGCCCGCTGCCGCACCCCGACCTGCTGAGCCGGCCGTACGCTGAGCAGCTGGCGCAGCAGGCGGCGGCGCACGAGCAGCTGCAGCGCCAGCTGCTGCTGGAGCGCGAGCGCGGCTTCCTGCACCCGGCGCACCACGAGGAGTTCATGCGCCAGCAGCGCGAGCGCGAGCTGAAGGTGCGGGCGCTGGAGGAGGCGGCGCGCGCCTCGCGGCCGTAG